In Acanthochromis polyacanthus isolate Apoly-LR-REF ecotype Palm Island chromosome 9, KAUST_Apoly_ChrSc, whole genome shotgun sequence, the DNA window ATTGTTGTTATTCATAGGTTATTtctctctgattttactggtctagcccacttaagatcaaattgggctgaatgtggcccctgaactaaaatgagtttgacacctctgtgcAAGACCTTTGAACCTCTGACTGCTCAGGTCAGGACACTTTTAGGGTTAACCAAGCTGTAGATAAAAGGTAATATAAAATCACGGTACTGAGATTAATCAACTCGTGATTGTGTAATCCATGCACTCCGCCTGCTGAGATATCTTGAGGTTTTTCTTTTGTAGTCTGGCTTGAAATCACCTGGAGTTTTTGGTCATCAGTTatttgtgtgaaaggagaaGTTATTGTAATTGTTTATTAAGGAAGGCAAGAAAAGAAGTCGCCATCCATAAAGGGTTAAGTATGCATGCTGATGCTGTGTTCTGTTTGCCCCTCAGTATGCCAGTGTAGTGGACAAAGATGGAGAGAGGTTTATGACTCCAGGGGACTTTGTCCAGAAGTACCTTGGACTACACACACAAATTCACCACAACCCTAAAACCGTACAACTCATTGCTGCTGTGGCTGACACTACAAAGGATGGGTACGTACTGACACCAAcggtatacacacacacacacactcacagcttATCATCactttttgatgatttatgtAGCCACGTCTGAGTGTCAGTAATGTTTAAATAGCTGCCTTTACAGCTCCTTACTGATAAGATAAATCTTCCACTGAGGCCTAGTTCCCACGCCGCCATCGTACACAAAGATCATGTGATGTAATGTTTAGATTTGATCAGAAATGTATTCAGAAAACCTAAGAGACCAATATGTTTTTCTTtgggccagaaatgacacactgTATCTGTAAGGTGTATGTAATCTCATATAATGGTTTGCTTTTGGTTGGTTGGCATGTGTTTGCAATAACAAGTAAACTGTCACTGTGAACAGAGaagctgttgtgtttgtttgcctGATGTGGCCCTTTAAGTAATACTGTGTAGTCTGACCTTTGCTCCATTCCAAAGTCTTAAATGTCTTAAATAATGTGTTTAatgatttaacttttttttttttttcttctgcccACACACAATCACAGGCTGATCTCATTCCAGGAGTTTCTTGCCTTTGAATCGGTGTTGTGTGCACCCGACACGCTCTTCATTGTAGCCTTTCAGCTGTTTGACAAGACTGGAACTGGAGCGATTTCCTTCGGTATGGACCATTGTGTTAAGTTCAAATTAAGTTCATGTGACTTCAGTTAAAACTAAGAAAAGATTATTAGAAtcttattattatattatacttAGAAGTTTTACAATTCTCACACTTGCTTGGATTGCACTGAAGCCACCCCTGATGCGTTTGTGGCACTGATGAAAACAATTTACATGTTTTCCAGCCGTGGAGAGAGAATTTCCTAACAAGACATTGTTCACCAGATTACTTCTTGGGCTTAGTCGTTACACAGATGCATTTACATAATCATGCTTATGCTGCGTTCCTTTCTCCTTCTTACCTCTGCTTACCTTTTTACGTCACACGCACAAAGCTTTATGTTGCGACATTGAAATGCTTTGAAGTTTGTCCAGAGAATTTACCACagattgtgtttgtgctgcagagaATGTGCGGGACATCTTCAGCCAGACCACAGTGCACCACCACATTCCCTTCAACTGGGACTGTGAGTTCATCCGTCTGCACTTTGGGCACGACCGCAAGAAACGCCTCAGCTACCTCGAGTTCACCCAGTTCCTGCAGGTACACTGATCgacctgttttttgtttttcgttctctctttcattttctcaCACAACAAGTTTTACTTTGTCTATATTTAGACTCAGCCTTGTGGTGTCGTGTTTTTaggagctgcagctggagcatgCACGCCAGGCATTCGCCCAAAAGGACAAAGGGAAGAATGGCGTCATCTCTGCCATGGACTTCAGTGACATTATGGCCACCATCAGACACCATATGCTCACACCCTTCGTGGAGGAGAATCTTGTCtcagtgagtgtttgtgtgcgcaAGGGGAGCTGACTCATTGTATAATTCAAGGCTAACGGGGACAAAAAGTGCTTTAATCAAAGCCTGAAAACAATACTGCAGTTTTGATCACTGGCAAGTCGAAGTGTAATCCACTTGGACCTTTGGTGTTGCAAAAACCTCCAGACTCAGTTGAGGTCAGATCCTCATCCATTTCCGACAAGTACCCCATTTTGTGctgaaaacaagtaaaaaaaatgtcgCTGTGAACAACAATCACAAATACGTTACTCGAGATTTCAACATAGCCCTTGtgcatttcttattttaatCATCTTTTAAGCTTTGCTCAGGTGTCCTCCTAATGACAGGAGTTATACTTTCACACTGTTGTACCTGGCTTTTGATGATGGTGCTAAATATGATGGTGAACCTCCTTAGCTACCACATAACGGCAAAGATCCTGCTTCACTTTTAGAACAGTTTTTGTGAgcagttgatttttttaaaaatgtatctgtCGAAAACCAACTAAACTGTTATGGCACAAGTCCAGGCCATGCTAACAACAACATGTCAGTGTCACATTTCAGTTAAATTAAAGGTGTTCCTTTGCTCTTTGGataaagaaagggaaaaaaatacaaaaagaaacataGTTTACAGTCTTTAAAGTTGACATCTTGGCCTTGTCAAtaagaaattaattttaaaaaagtatctGACATGCGCTGCTGTTCTCCTGCCAGGCTGCAGGTGGCAGTACCTCTCACTTGGTCAGCTTCTCTTATTTCAATGCCTTCAACTCCCTACTGAACAACATGGAGCTGATCCGCAAGATCTACAGCACTCTGGCTGGCACACGGAAGGACACGCTGGTGACCAAAGGTGCACAGACCGTTATGTCATTGTCAGTTTATAGTTTTCCTCTTCAGCCAAGACGTTAACGAGTGCCATAAACATCgatgtgttttttaataaggcatttctctctctctgtctttgcaGAGGAGTTTGTTCATGCTGCCAACAAGTTTGGTCAGATTACTCCCATGGAAATTGACATCTTGTACCAGTTATCAGGCCTTCACTCTCCCTCTGGGTAAACGGTCACTCTGCTATTTTGCCAAAGTCCGTGCCAGAAGCTGAACTCCTTCAACTGAACACGAGCACGCTGCTgatatttacagaaaatattatgATGTGTATATATGACATTGGTGTTAATAGCTGgtgcataaatatgtttttcagACGTCTGAACCTTGCAGACATTGAAAGAATAGCTCCATTAGAGGAGGGATGTCTGCCCTACCACCTGGTCGAAACCCAGAAACAGGTAGGATGCTTGTAGCAGGCTGTGAGTACAACTCCTTGTTAGAAATACATCTCGCAACTGACATAAAACTAGATCAGCAGTTAATTATCTATACATTACTGTACTGTATCACACATTCCATATTGAATACAGTGGATGCAGGATTTTGTCTTGTACAGAAAACAGCTTTGTATAGCAGTGGTATAATTAACACTATCTAAAGTCACCTTGGTCGCTCGTGTTTTTCCATCAGGCCCATGGAGACAGTTCCAGGCCTGTGTGGCTCCAAGTTGCAGAGTCAGCCTACAGGTTCACCCTGGGCTCCATCGCTGGAGGTGAGTTATCCTGTGATCTGAGACAGATTGGTGccagacagacacacatcagCATCAGACATCTGGTTTGAACGAATCGGTTCAgtctgagtttgtgtgtgtttgcatagcCACGGGAGCGACAGCAGTGTACCCCATCGACCTGGTGAAGACTCGTATGCAGAACCAGAGATCCACAGGATCCTTTGTTGGAGAGCTGATGTACAAGAACAGCTTTGACTGTGCCAAGAAGGTGCTTCGCTACGAGGGCTTCTTCGGCTTCTACAGAGGTGGGCAGAGCTCTAATATGCTACCAGTATTATCCACTTGTCTGTATTCACAACATTAATGATGCAGTTTTTGTGTCctgcctgttttttgttttttttgttgagtcTTGtcttttcacttatttttttctcaccGTGCCATTTATTTCTTAAACACAGAATTCATTTTGCTGAAAGAAATCATTATACTTTTTGTGAGCCAAATCTATAATTCAGAGCATTTCATAAAGAGCACTTCAGCTGTTTTGTCACAGATTCCAAATTTTCTATCCATCTTTGTCTAATTATAGCAGAGTTTCTGTTGCTCATCTTGGGCTGTGTTGCATCACACTAATTACAAGATACTCTGTTAGTGATCAGCCTTTATATGTGTGCTCTTGCTTTCCTCTGTCAGAGTTCATACCATGTTCTTGTTTTCAGTCTTATTTCTGCTTGATTTTTTCCCTTTTGCCCAGTATTGCTGATGAAATGAGATTGTCCTGTCACTCATTCAATCCCCTGTGTTGCCTTCCAGGTCTGGTTCCTCAGCTCATAGGTGTGGCACCTGAGAAAGCTATCAAACTCACAGTGAGTATCTCTCCTCACATACACAATGCATAATCCTCCCCcatttttgttttccaaaagcttgaaatttgaaatgattttgaCTCATGCCCCTCTGGCCAGCAGGAGTAGCTGCTGTGTTAATTATTGTGGTTTGaagtagtgattttttttttattcttttgttcaCTGGCTCGGTCAGTCGCTCCTCGCTTCACATGCAGACTAATACATTTAGCTATTACTGTGTTTAACCGATCtatagttaatttttttttaatgagtgaggagagagaggaggaggctgcTGGAGAAGGAGAGGACCTGACTCAGATGTAGGCACTGAGATGTTGACTGTAAAGAGGAAAAAGTACGACTTTCATTCACTGTGGTTAACGGAGTAACCATGGCTGCCGTGCAAGAGGAACGCTATGCTTTTGGTGTGGATTGTGGCCGAGCCATAGCAGGCAACTCTCAGCTTGTTACCTGGTCACCATAGTTGAAGCTCGAAACTTTGACACACAAAAGCTGCAGAGACTGACTGAAACACTGAGGGCCTACTCATGTCTTCTCAGCACTTGATGAGGAAAAACTGCTCAACAGAAGAGAATAAAATGGTCATTGAGTTCAACGCTGCCTGTAACATGGTGAAAAAGGAACTCTGGATTGTTAATACAATTCAAATACCAGATCACACTAATGAAGAACAGATTGAATATGAATCCAAACCTTGCCAATGACACGTCTTCTGCCTATTTTAAAGGAATGATACCAGACAACTTCTGGGAAAAATTGGTGGAAAAAATTCTGTGTATTTTCagaattaaatattttgcaAGATTGAAACCTTGGCGATGTAAATCCATGCAAAGCTGGGGTTTGAAAATTAAGGCAACTTTTCATTAATGTGCAAGGTTGATTAATGCCATGCTGTACACAGAAAAGAGTGCAACCTAATCATGTGCTGATGCTTCCAACTTTCAGTGTCACCAGTGGAACAGTTAATTAATAGATAAAAGAACTGTGTGAGGGCAGCTCCAGAAAAGTAAAGGTATACAGTTTTTGTGTTGCTGACACTGAACTGTCTATAGCctcatatttgttttttgtgtcccaCAGGTGAATGACTTTGTGAGAGATAAATTCACCACTAAAGACAACACGATTCCTTTATTTGCTGAGATTTTGGCTGGTGGCTGTGTAAGTATCAGGTCCCAAACGACTCAGTATTCCCATCTATCTGTTTGTGAATGCATCAATGAATACTGTAGATACATGAAGATACAGTCTAAGATACCCAGCGGTGTGCAGCCTTAGTTTGTTAATGCTTTAACAAGTCATTTGTGCATGTAGACGTTGTATTTGTTGCATTAACTCACTTGCAGACGTCCAAATGACATTACTAACAGTGGAGGCAATGCTAAGTTGCATCCAGAGCAAAATTCTCAATGTCCAACGcaacgtgttttttttctgtttttgtgtttgataGCGTTGTTCATCCTTACACACATTGGCCCAGCACTCCTTACCGTCCGAGGAAATGGCAACGTAAATGGTTGATCAggatttaatttttatttttgatactTTACATGAGCAAGACTTGGCTCCCACCCCTGAGCTGCACACATGTCACATGCAGGAACAagcagatttcatttttttttttaaaacaagtgtGTGATCAAGCGCCTCTTCTCCTCATTTGTCCAGGCTGGAGGCTCGCAGGTGATCTTCACCAACCCACTGGAGATTGTGAAGATTCGCCTGCAGGTGGCAGGCGAGATCACCACCGGACCTCGAGTCAGTGCACTCAATGTGGTCCGTGACTTGGGCTTCTTTGGACTCTACAAGGTAATGTTCTCATAGTCTCTTCTTATGCTAGTCAGTCAGAACAAGAGAAGTAAACATTTTCAGGGTTTCTACAGGGtatttaaaaagcattaatagtaattaaagtgattttgtggaaaattaaggccttaaatagcattaaaaatcattcaatTCGATTCTTggtggcattaaaaattctttctgcagttttcaagaaaaaatttgataataataatataataatatgtaATTATAGACTGTGAttcgtcagatatgtgcatctatTTAAACATGCCGAAGCATTGTGATAATCGTTCCGGCCGGTCGGGTACAATTGccaaaaactgaatgtttttaaagtgaccGGCAGtctggaccaggtggaggaaagctgggaaatggggaaacgcaaaaatcaaaaatgtggagttcagagaatgactgcagcctgtGGGTGATCAGGAGTGTTTTCCAGATTCAGAAATAATGAAATCtagggacagttttcatataaaaatcatcttttacaaaaaaaaacaaacctgtgtaatttgttgagttcatgGTTGTGGcattaacatttttacattatagcattaaaatggcattaaaaagcattaaatttgactggctgatttctgcagaaaccctggtTTTGGCGctaagagcatttttttttcttctcacagTTGGAGCTCTGTTTGGCTCTCAGTCTGTCTGATATTTATGCTGTTTCACTTTGCCTCACTCTTTcacatttgtctgtttctgtgtgtctgtctaggGTGCTAAAGCTTGTTTCCTAAGGGACATCCCCTTCTCAGCCATCTATTTCCCCGTGTACGCTCACACTAAGGCTTCCCTAGCCGACGAACAAGGCAGGGTGGGACCTTTGCAGCTTCTCACTGCTGGAGCAATAGCAGGTAACCTCTTATGGTGACTCACAACTCCAGGAGTCAGTCATAACATGATCCCTTCTTCGTGAGAAAAATGTGTATCATCAAGTTGACCTTACAGCTTCAAACTGAGCTAAGAGTCGCAACTACACAAGCTGGTTGTTGTTACGTATTATTGACTGCTTGCTTCCCCTTAAAACATAAAGATAATATCTTACAAAGGTTTGAATTTCATCAGACTTCTTCTTTACTCTCCCTCCCAGGTATCCCTGCAGCCTCCCTCGTGACGCCTGCTGATGTCATCAAGACGCGTCTGCAAGTGGCAGCAAGGGCTGGACAGACGACTTACTCAGGAGTCATTGATTGCTTCAGGAAGATTATGAGAGAGGAAGGCTTCAGGGCTTTGTGGAAGGGAGCTGGAGGTGTGTGGCTATGTGCACCAGGACCAGCAGACAGTGTGTTTCAAAGTGTTTTCACATTCCAACCATGACGAACTGTTCCTCTTTTGTGCAGCTCGTATGTGCCGGTCCTCTCCTCAGTTTGGTGTGACTCTGGTGACCTATGAACTGTTGCAGCAGTGGTTCTACGTTGACTTTGGAGGACAGTAAGTTGATCTTTACTTGATAGGAGAACGGTTCAGTCACTTTAGTAACATTTAGTTTAAGTAGCTGAAGCAGCTGAAAAGTAGGCGGGGATAGAGACTGGAGAAGCACATGTGAGGACATTGGACTTTAGCGACAATtggtattttttatttgattttttttgtccaaaacaaatgTGTATTACCCGTTTCTCTATGCTGGACACATTTAAGGGTTACCAAAATTAGATGTAGattttgtttactttctttCCTCTAACCCTTTATTGAACTTTTCTCTTTAACTGTCTAGAGATTCTCCTTGATCTTTGAAGTGATGCTTGCTGCTGTTTTAATATTTCTATTTC includes these proteins:
- the LOC110966848 gene encoding electrogenic aspartate/glutamate antiporter SLC25A12, mitochondrial-like, giving the protein MAVKVQSTKRGDPSELKTIFQKYASVVDKDGERFMTPGDFVQKYLGLHTQIHHNPKTVQLIAAVADTTKDGLISFQEFLAFESVLCAPDTLFIVAFQLFDKTGTGAISFENVRDIFSQTTVHHHIPFNWDCEFIRLHFGHDRKKRLSYLEFTQFLQELQLEHARQAFAQKDKGKNGVISAMDFSDIMATIRHHMLTPFVEENLVSAAGGSTSHLVSFSYFNAFNSLLNNMELIRKIYSTLAGTRKDTLVTKEEFVHAANKFGQITPMEIDILYQLSGLHSPSGRLNLADIERIAPLEEGCLPYHLVETQKQAHGDSSRPVWLQVAESAYRFTLGSIAGATGATAVYPIDLVKTRMQNQRSTGSFVGELMYKNSFDCAKKVLRYEGFFGFYRGLVPQLIGVAPEKAIKLTVNDFVRDKFTTKDNTIPLFAEILAGGCAGGSQVIFTNPLEIVKIRLQVAGEITTGPRVSALNVVRDLGFFGLYKGAKACFLRDIPFSAIYFPVYAHTKASLADEQGRVGPLQLLTAGAIAGIPAASLVTPADVIKTRLQVAARAGQTTYSGVIDCFRKIMREEGFRALWKGAGARMCRSSPQFGVTLVTYELLQQWFYVDFGGHRPAGSSPTPKSRISELPPINADHVGGYRLAAATFAGVENKFGLHLPKFKSSGVVSIHHPEPPTATPAQAP